The Lepidochelys kempii isolate rLepKem1 chromosome 2, rLepKem1.hap2, whole genome shotgun sequence genomic interval ATTGAGAAAAGAGTTTGGATCTCCCACTTGAGCTTCTAATGAAATATCATTATCAAGCCTCTTGAAAGCATTAATTAAAGCCTCCTTTACATCAGTAGTCTCTCCAGTGTTGAGGTCTATGAGCTCCTGCCAGTAAGTTCTTAAACTGTTGAAATACAGTTTGGAAGCTTCCTTACTAAAATAATCATTGGGATGCTTGTGCCACTGTAAGATGGGCAACAGGGCACGGCCACTCTCCACTGCATTTTCTATTTCAAGTAGAGTCTCGTGAGGTAACAAAGAGACAGCAATGTAGTAGAAGAGTCTTTCGCTGACAGCCTGAGCACAAGCACAGCCTGCATGGCCATCAAATACACCTAGAAGCATTCCTCTTGTTTGTAAGCATGTCGCCGCACTCCTCCTGTCTTCTATTGGAGCATTAGCAGGCAACTGGTTGCTATCAAAGCCAAGAATAGAACTTACATTTTTGCCATCAAATTCTGGGACTTTAAAGCTGTATTCATTTGCCTTCAAAATGCTGTTGACCTGTGGAGGAGTGAGGTAAAATCTCTGTGGTGTGGAAACATAGCTCCTTGCATGGATAAACTgattaaaattctcttttggaCAGAGTGTTGCAAGTTTCTTCTGAGGTGCACATCTCAAATGATTGTGAGCCAAATGAGGTGACAGACAACAAAGATGTTTGTGATGGCAGTAGCACACTGTATTGTATATCCTGCCAATCTCACAGTTACGAATCAATGGAAACAGTTGAGTTGGTGCTGGCATGGCATCAGAGAATAATGGCAGTCTGGAGCTTCTGACAGGAATTGCTGAAAGACAGGacgagaaaaaaaaacaatacacCACTAGGTTTAGTGAAGCAGTTAGCTTTAGCATAGATAGATTTGTATCATAGAAAGCTTagctatagaacaaaataagttagCGTTTCAAGACAGTGAAGAAAATGGTAAAGTTGATGAAATTGTACACCATTATACACCCACACACGGAGTCCTTTTAcagaagaggaagagggaaaggCAGTGTGAAAAAAATGCTTGCAGAAGTGCATCATCTTGTTCAGGAGCAACATGAACTATACTGTACTTAAATATTTGATTTAGATATTTTGGTCTTTTGTACCAGACATAAGGTAGGAAGTTAAATGAGTACCATCCTTGTACGGTTAGGCGGGTTGCCAATATAAATTCAAAGAAATTGGAGGTTAGCAAGCCACTCCTTGGAAGTCTGCTTTCATTTCCCAGTCTCACTTCCTGGGCCAACAGGAGCCAGAGGATGCTGTGGAGGGAGCAAAACTAATTCCAAACTAGAAGTGGTGAGGTAAGAAGAGTTCCTCAATGCTGGCAGATACAAGGAGGAGCTCTGAAACTCTTCAAACTGAGGGCACATCTACATTGCCCTGCAATTCGGACTAAGGGGGGCACAAGCAGCACTGCACACCAAACTGCTGCGCTTTAACTCacccatgtggatgctgcaggtgcaaatgtAAAGGTCCCAAGTGCACCTTAAGTAGTCCTCTTTGAAGTTTCTACAGAAATATAATTAAGTCTCAAGAACATTAATTAAAGCCTTTTCTACATCAGAAGCCTGTCCAGTGTGGAGGCTCCTTCCAGTAAATTCTTAAACGGTTTAGATTAGTTTGGAAGCTTCCTTACTAAAATTATTATTGGACTTTGAAGAGACCATTAGTGCAAACGCGAGACCTTTAGGTTTATGCTTActgtccacatgggggagttacagagCAACACTTAGGTGCACACTGTGGGGCAGTATATACATAGTCCCCTGTTTAAATTAGGCCTTCTAGAGGGACCTACACAAAGTTATCTGCACTGACAGTTCTATTAACTTTAGGAATGCCCCTTAAATTGAGAGAGTCTGAAAACCAAATATTATAGCATAaatgagcccccccccccatatcagctccctgctcccctaagttccctgtgcagcagccgcccagcaggctatcgattgctggcagttcagctgtcccttccccccccccactgccatgtgctgctcctgccctctgccttggagctgctccccagagcctcctgctttttgtgcaggggaggggaagggcagagggggagctaatgtcagggtgtccccctactcctgccccctgcttaccccttctccatacagaacagggtggggatgggacaggatgggggcagggggggctcaggatggagagagCTCACTCGCTGCAGCTGCtatctcaacttcctgatctttttaaaggcaatgtacttagaatgAGGTCAGCAtatttaaaggggcaatgcacatctctcccccacacagagtgtctctctctgctgccatgctgtctcccctccctcaatTTGTGCTACCTTGTAGAgtatgaggctacattaacaacatgtTAACTCTTGAGggttagcagtaaggcattccctgggaaatatcccaccctcctCCACCCTCTAAATTCACCACCTcgaccaagcttcacaatcatcattgttgtatacagtattaaattgtttgtttaaaacttataccgtgtgtgtgtgtggtgaaaaaaatttccctggaacctaactccccctatttacattaattcttagggggaaactggattcgcttaacactgtttcgcttaaagtcacatttttcaggaacataactacaactttaagcaaggagttactttACCTGCAGATTAGGTCTTATAATAATGGCCttctgttttgtagaagcaactTTAGAGCATGTACATTTTCAATTAATAGATACTATAGTTTGTTCCAATGTCTTATTCTCAGGGAAAAAGTGTCCAGAATAAATGTCAGTGTTCTTTACTAAAAAAATTCTCATTACAAAACTAGTCTCTCACTTATAAactaaaaagggattttttttagtTAAGGCTTTTATTTGCAAGCTTTGTGCAAGAGGCCAGGATGACAGATTTCAAATCCCCACCCGAGATTAAGAAAGTGGCTTCTTGCTAGAAAGGTTTAAGACAGGAGATCCACTACAAAGGAATCAAGCAAGAGTATTCTACCTAGCAACTGAATAGATTATTCAAGAACATCTCCCCTAGGAAGAAGCTAGCTTGAAGATACTTGCACTGAACACCACTGCATCCCTCCAGAGCATGGTCCCTGCTAAAGTCATACAATTAAAAATCAGTACTCTGATTAGTAACATTACTTATTATGTTGTGTGATGCAACTAACTTCAACGGTATTAAAGAATGCATTTGCCCAGCTATAAAGGTAGTCACATAATGAGCCAAGTATTTGTTGAATAAACTGACAAATACCAATGTAACATTTGGTGATTACAATTCATCCAGTCCTTTTACTTCTCACAGTTTCATTCTACTTTTCCCTATAAGATCATGGTATCCCTTTTCTTCATGTGTCATCAGCacatttcctcttccttctccccctcccctctcccatttTCCCCTCAAAAAGTTTCCCTTTGTAAGGGTCTGTATTTTTACACACTTTTTATGCACACTTCCTCTTTTTAGCTTCAATCTCTCCCACCCATCCCACTCCCAGCCACATAGCTCAGAAGTTTTACCAGAGACCCAATATGCTGAAAACTATACTTCCTAGTAACAATAGACTGCCACCCCAATCCTAGGTGAACGTGCAGTGGAGCAGCCAGGGCTGCCTCCAACCACCAACTACTTTGAAAGGGCAGGGTGCTAAAATTCTTACCAGTATGTTTTCCCCAGACTCAGCTCAAGGACTCTATCGTTTAGGTCAGCGCCCAGCTAATAGGTGTCTGATAAATTTGAAGCTGCCCTCTCCCGCAGGCTTTAGAAGGGATAATACTCCCTGTCATTTTCTTGGCTCCTGCCATGAGATAAGTGGGTGTGAAGGTCTCCACTACTCTTCCCCTCCTTCACCTTTCTgtatctgttagtctctaaggtgctacaagtcctccttttctttttgcggatacagactaacgcagctgctactctgaaagctatgGTTGTGGTGTCTCTGATACTCTACTCCTTTTCTAATTCTGTTTTTGGATCTTCATCCACTGTGAATAGCTTTAATGTCTGCCTCAGTGAAAACTGACTCAATTGTTGTCTGTTTCCATTGCACCTTATGGGGCTCCTAATACCACCTGTGAAAACTCACAAAACTGGTTAGTTTTCATTTCTGCTGTTGTCCACAACTTTCCCCAGCTTCAGCAGACTTACTGAAACACCTGTCTGTAGACTTAATAAAAAAGCACTGCACTGGTTTACAGACAATTCATATCTGGACCATAAGGTCTAgttgtttgatttatttatttttaaaattagagtGAAAGCTTATAACTTGTTAAAGTTGATGGCATTCGTTCAAGAAAGCTTCCAATTTGACTTGGGCACCTAGGTTGAAAAGGACAGgcttgaacacacacacacagcattacaTTACCACTTTGCTAGCTAACTGTTATAGTCCCTTCTATTACAGAAATATGCAGAAAGTTCTATATACATATTGTTTGAGTGTCATGTTCAcgtagcatttttttttttttttgagcaagaCAAAAGTCTCAGTAGGTTCTTTAGGTATACTTATGGTCAGAAAAGTGGATATTGGGTGTTATGTATTTGTTCTTCATCAGAAGTTTATAAAATTTTGATGCAATGACTGCTAATTTCAAAGTCAAATTGTGTTCATCTTCACAAATCACCCTACCAATTCTGTAGAAAGAACTCTGCTGAGTTTTTGTTATTTGATCCATGATGAAGCAAAAATACAACTAATGTTTTGCAGCTGTATTGGTTCTGCAGTGCCACCAGAGGTTAAGTTAGTGAAAACCTTATCtttatcagttaaaaaaaaaccacagccaCCAACAACATAGGGAAGACATACAGAGAGAAGCTGTGAAGTTAAAAGAGAAAAGCAGTGAGAGGGCAGgctcacatttttcatttttgtaactGCAAACATACTTAAGCTTTTCCTTGCCCTGTATACTTTACAGCAGATCACATCCTATACTGACATGTGCATAAGCAGCCTATTTTGAATGTCAGCTTTAATAAATCCTGGCTCATTATGCTACCAGTTAAGGGATGTGCTGAATTCACTGACAAGGTACAGAATTACTCCAAGCCTGGTCAGTTAACCCTATAAACATTGACACAAAGTATGGCCTCAGACCACGACTAGACAGGATACTTTAATGGTGGTCCACACAAAGTATTTTAAGAACCAAGTAGTGAGAAATTTGGTACAAGACAAAGAAACAGGAAGAACTCAAAGGCAAAATTAGTTGGAAATATTACTAGTTAGCTTGTCAAGTGACTAGAGCCACACCTGCCTTAAAAGAGCCCCCAGGGCTTAAATGGCCTGGAAATAGCACTTTTCAGACCATAAATGCATTCTATAGTGCGTAGAACTATTTTATACCATTCTGTAGACATTGTGTTTATAGCTCCGCAaatcctggatttttttttttacagtgcttaTCACTATAGTAATGCGATATTTAGGTATGCATATATAGTGATATAACTTTTTAAGGCACTATAAAATTTGTATTGGTCAATATATTAGAAATCACCATATTTTGGTGCTACACACAAAAAACTGGTTCCTCCCTATGAAGTGCTGAGGATGAATTAATCGCATCAGAAACCCCCGTATCTTACGATATGAAACCTACCCCATGCCAGTTTCAAAACTGAGACAGCTGTTCATGGAAATGAACTGATCCGCCTAGTCTATTGAGAAGGCATGTTGGGGAGAGAAGAACCATTAGGCAGGAGTTTTAGCGGCTCAGGTATCAGCCCCCATCAGGAGCCAGCTCGCCCTTCTCGCCTGCAGGTGGTGTACCCCTTCCTTAACTCCCAcccgaccccagccccagctactcagcaaggaggagggcaagataCATACCGATCCGCCTGGGCCCcggacacacacacattctcctgTCACAACAAGAAGCCGCCAACATCCACAAAGCAGCCAGCGCAGCCCAGGGAAAGCAAGGCAGAGAGGTTACCACAGCAGAGCGCGGAGAGAGAGGAGCAGCAGCCGCTCTCCGGCATGGAGGGGAGACAggcgagacacacacacaggcggTTTGTGCCGCCCGCGAGCAGCCTCAGCAGCCGCCGCCGCACATCCTTGAGGAGGGAGCGCGAATAACCCTACAGCGGCCCCCGCGCCACGGCGCCCGCGCACATCCGCCACCCAGCGCGACGGGAGCCGTcccccgtctcacacacacacacacacacccccgcccggCTCCGGCCGAGCGGCACAGCGGGGAGACGCCGCCCCACAGCAGGGCGCAGCGGCTCTGTGGACGTGGGCGGCCAACGGGCGAAACCCagcgcagcccccgcccccccggctcgGGCGCTCGCGCAGCCCGCCCCACGCCCGGGCCCCGGGCTGTGTGGACACGCACCTGGCCGGCTCCGTGGCCGCAGCCGGGGAGCCCCGTCCCGCGCGCCCAGGAGCGGCAGGGGAGGATGGCGCGGAGCTGCCAGACCGGCGCGCCCCGCTCCCGGCCGCCCCGCGCACCCAAACGGCAGCGACCGAAAGACGCCCCCCCGGCGGGGGTGATGACGCGCCGCGGATTATAACCCCTGGCCGCCAGGGCCCGGCCGCCTATTggctgtgggggggaaggggccgcaTGACGCAGGAAGTCTGGAGGCCTGGACTCACCGGCGGTGCCGCGGAGCGGTCCCAGCGCAGCGGCCCGTCCCCTCCTGCGCTCCCGGCCGTGACCCGGCCAGAGCAGGCGGGGGGGTGCCCGGAGCTCCGCCCCTTTGAGGCCGGACGCCCGCCGCGTGAGAGCCGCGTCCCGCCCCCTTCAGCCGCCGCCTAACGGGAGAGCGGGTGCCCCTCCCGCAGCCGCCCTAGCGCGGGCCACCGCCCGGCCTCTCGGCAAGGGCGAAACCTCCCCGCACGCCTGCCAGGGCCCCGCAGCGCTGCTAAACCGGGCTGGggcgcggcccggcccggccctgcgGCAACGTGCCTCCCACCGGGCACAGGCGCAGAGAGCCCGAGCCTCTGGGTTCCCGCCCGCCGGGACCCTCCGAGCCCGCCCGCTCTCCTTCCTCAGTGTGGGGCAAACATAGCCTTGTCGCCCCCTGCTTTCCCCCGGGGGCTCTTGCGGTGCTCCCCCGGCCTGTCGATTTTCTTCTGGCCATTTACTGTACTGTCGATTTGGTTGAAAAACTGAGCTACTCGTAAAGCAGCATGTAACATCTGCCCTGCTGCCTGTCCATGGCCCCTCTTGTACTGGCCTGCTTTTAAATACCACCTTGCTGAAAATCATCAGAAGGTACCGCCTGGGCTGGGAAGCAGACTGGAAAACTAGAGTGTGTTGCAAATTAGGGAAAACCCCTCTTCCTTGAATTTGAACGTctggtttatggactggcctcaGCCTTACTGCTGTACTCTTCCTACATGTGTCTAAACCACTGTGCTCTTCCACGAGCTGCTCACCCACTCGCAACAGTCAGCTAAAGTGCAGaagcttgggggaggagggggaggtggttGTGTTTTTCCCTTCTTCAAAGATGTTATGTATaaagagaaaaagggagaaaagtCCTTTCCCTCAACTTTCTCCCTCTTTGTGCAACATTCCAATTTAATCAAATCTATTCAGAATTAAATTTTGAGTTTACAGAATTAGAGATGGCATCTTCTTTTAACAATAGACATGTAAAATTAGGAGGGGCAGACATTAGGAGGATCGCTTCTGGGACTTCTATCAGCCACAAAAAATGGGTGATGTGAATAAGACTGAAAAGTTAAAGCTAAGGAAATGTCTGGCAGTGTCTCTTTGCTTCCTCGTGTAACAGTGTCCACATTGAAAAATCACCATTAAAACTGGCATCTTTGTGTTGTCTCGGGAAACAAAATTATCTTCTCAACCCTGGAAGTTGCTCGTCTTGATGAGATTGAGGGGAAGGTATGGGGAACTTTACTTGAAGCATTACCTTTACTGCAGTTGTTCTttgaggggaaaggaggaataCTGTTTGTGAgcataaattaattttaaaattacaatacaATTTTCTTGTGGTGTTCACAAAATACTTTTTAGTAGGAAAAAAGTATTAATGCTCACCTTAACATCCCAGCAGAATATTGGAGCCTGCACTATAAAGCTTGGATATTCTGTCTTTTTATTTAGCTTATTCTTGTTTTGTCCTCAGTCAGGACCAGAGACTTAAGTACTTAACATGAGCAAAGCTTTTGTTGACTTGCTCACCTCTATCTCTATACACATACATGGTCTTTTCACTGTCTCCACCCATTCCTATCTTTAGGCTGGCAGAATGCCCACTCACAAGTTATTTGAACCTTTGCTCTGGCATACTCTGGATGCATTTAAATAACTAGCCTGTGCAATGTTGGAAGTaatgttctttttgcaaatgaagCACTTCTATGATAAAATTAAAACATTGGCACTACCTGCATTTTTATCCTTCCTTGTATCTGTTAGTATATTAACATTTGTGCAGTGAAAGCAGTAAAAGAAATGACAGGTTGTGCTACTTAAGTCCCTTTGAGATGTCAGAATGGATGTACTTAGAAACTACTGCTCACTAACACTTTGTATGAAGGTCAAATAGTAGAGTATAATGGAACAATCCTTTAAAATGCTCCAATAGTCCAAAACATTACAGTTTAAAATAGTAATATTGTGTGATTGTGGCATAGTATCTATGTAGGAATTTATGCCATGTCCATCACTGTGGTATTATTGGATTGTATGGTTTTTAAAGC includes:
- the PDP1 gene encoding pyruvate dehyrogenase phosphatase catalytic subunit 1 isoform X1 encodes the protein MCVCPGPRRIAIPVRSSRLPLFSDAMPAPTQLFPLIRNCEIGRIYNTVCYCHHKHLCCLSPHLAHNHLRCAPQKKLATLCPKENFNQFIHARSYVSTPQRFYLTPPQVNSILKANEYSFKVPEFDGKNVSSILGFDSNQLPANAPIEDRRSAATCLQTRGMLLGVFDGHAGCACAQAVSERLFYYIAVSLLPHETLLEIENAVESGRALLPILQWHKHPNDYFSKEASKLYFNSLRTYWQELIDLNTGETTDVKEALINAFKRLDNDISLEAQVGDPNSFLNYLVLRVAFSGATACVAHVDGVDLHVANTGDSRAMLGVQEEDGSWSALALSYDHNAQNESEIERVKVEHPKSEEKSVVKQDRLLGLLMPFRAFGDVKFKWSIELQKRVIESGPDQLNDNEYTKFIPPNYHTPPYLTAEPEVIHHKLRPQDKFLVLATDGLWETMHRQDVVRIVGEYLTGVHHQQPIAVGGYKVTLGQMHGLLTERRARISSVFEDQNAATHLIRHAVGNNEFGTVDHERLSKMLSLPEELARMYRDDITIIVVQFNSHVVGACQNEEF